One stretch of Odocoileus virginianus isolate 20LAN1187 ecotype Illinois chromosome 26, Ovbor_1.2, whole genome shotgun sequence DNA includes these proteins:
- the NDUFAF3 gene encoding NADH dehydrogenase [ubiquinone] 1 alpha subcomplex assembly factor 3 isoform X2: MTAAFVLRNLYRGRPALRCPPAELPWAPQRGHRLTPADDELYQRTRISLLQRESPLAMYIDSYSSRGFVVNGNRVFGPCALLPQSVVQWNVGSYQDITEESFSLFWMLEPRIEIVVVGTGDRTERLQPHVLRAMRQRGIAVEPNACATFNFLCHEGRVTGAALIPPPGGTALTSQAQAAE; encoded by the exons ATGACCGCAGCGTTTGTGCTTCGGAACCTGTACCGTGGGCGACCCGCGCTTCGCTGTCCGCCCGCGGAGCTACCATG GGCCCCGCAGCGGGGGCATCGGCTCACGCCGGCGGATGACGAGCTGTATCAACGGACGCGCATCTCACTGCTGCAGCGCGAGTCCCCGCTCGCCATGTACATCGACAGCTACAGCAGCCGCGGCTTCGTGGTCAACGGGAATCGCGTGTTTGGACCTTGCGCGCTCCTCCCGCAGTCGGTGGTGCAGTGGAAC GTAGGTTCCTATCAGGACATCACCGAGGAAagcttctctctcttttggaTGCTGGAGCCCCGGATAG AGATTGTTGTGGTGGGCACTGGAGACCGGACTGAGCGGTTGCAGCCCCACGTGCTGCGAGCCATGAGGCAGAGGGGCATCGCTGTGGAG cccaatgcCTGTGCCACTTTCAACTTCCTCTGTCATGAAGGCCGAGTGACAGGAGCTGCTCTCATTCCCCCACCTGGAGGGACTGCACTCACATCTCAGGCCCAAGCTGCAGAATGA
- the NDUFAF3 gene encoding NADH dehydrogenase [ubiquinone] 1 alpha subcomplex assembly factor 3 isoform X1, with product MTAAFVLRNLYRGRPALRCPPAELPWAPQRGHRLTPADDELYQRTRISLLQRESPLAMYIDSYSSRGFVVNGNRVFGPCALLPQSVVQWNVGSYQDITEESFSLFWMLEPRIEIVVVGTGDRTERLQPHVLRAMRQRGIAVEVQDTPNACATFNFLCHEGRVTGAALIPPPGGTALTSQAQAAE from the exons ATGACCGCAGCGTTTGTGCTTCGGAACCTGTACCGTGGGCGACCCGCGCTTCGCTGTCCGCCCGCGGAGCTACCATG GGCCCCGCAGCGGGGGCATCGGCTCACGCCGGCGGATGACGAGCTGTATCAACGGACGCGCATCTCACTGCTGCAGCGCGAGTCCCCGCTCGCCATGTACATCGACAGCTACAGCAGCCGCGGCTTCGTGGTCAACGGGAATCGCGTGTTTGGACCTTGCGCGCTCCTCCCGCAGTCGGTGGTGCAGTGGAAC GTAGGTTCCTATCAGGACATCACCGAGGAAagcttctctctcttttggaTGCTGGAGCCCCGGATAG AGATTGTTGTGGTGGGCACTGGAGACCGGACTGAGCGGTTGCAGCCCCACGTGCTGCGAGCCATGAGGCAGAGGGGCATCGCTGTGGAGGTGCAGGACACA cccaatgcCTGTGCCACTTTCAACTTCCTCTGTCATGAAGGCCGAGTGACAGGAGCTGCTCTCATTCCCCCACCTGGAGGGACTGCACTCACATCTCAGGCCCAAGCTGCAGAATGA